From a single Nicotiana tabacum cultivar K326 chromosome 8, ASM71507v2, whole genome shotgun sequence genomic region:
- the LOC107776440 gene encoding uncharacterized protein LOC107776440 isoform X1 encodes MHGIGRIQRDCKRRSGGGGGGQHMPATITRRTVAAGDSPLVSTVTADSFCKDGRKISVGDCALFKPPHDSPPFIGIIRRLTLGQDNNLQLGLNWLYRPAELKLGKGILLDTTPNEIFYSFHRDEIPAASLLHPCKVAFLPKGAELPTGTSSFVCRRVYDIQNKCLWWLTDQDFINELQEEVDQLLYKTRAEMHATVQPGGRSPKPMNGPMSSSQLKPGSDNAQSSVTSFPPQVKGKKRERGEQGSESIKRERSVKPDDSESILKSEISKITEEGGLVDNEGAAKLVQLMQPDRLDRKMDLISRSMLASVVAATDKFDCLDRFVQLKGLPVLDGWLQDVRKGRIVEFSNSKDGDKPVEEFLLVLLRALDKLPVNLQALQMCNIGRSVNHLRQHKNIEIQRKARSLVDTWKKRVEAEMNVIDAKSGSNQAVTWTSRSRLPEASHSGNKNPVGSSDATKSLVTQFSASKTTSIKPTSVETSIKSESLSPGPIKQASSPSSGKVGPPRVSAVGYCDVHLAKEDKSSSSSQSHNHSQSFSGKEDARSSTAVSMSSIKISNGGSRHRKSTNGGHGSSVSGGQKESPTNRNSSLHRNPTTEKLPQSALSGEKTVHVPAVEGSSHKLIVKISNKGRSPARSASGGSYEDPTIMSSRASSPVLSEKNDQPDRNSKEKTDAYRSNVTFDVNGESWQSTVLKDVLTGSDEGDGSPVAIPEEERSKTVGGDRKSAEVAKAASSSSGTELKSAKLHEASFSSMNALIESCVKYSEANTSMSLSDAVGMNLLASVATEEMSKSERVSPSISPQGESPSGEETGTGDELKSKSSPLVSSSGDLIGQNDGDGNGGKEKQLIAASTSLSEGKLHAYKSAVTEFTGDRRPTSSPSKEKTTGECFNSSCIGSQTAGDLKSDVNEKLGEMEKSAASPCSLAEKTSDGEQSKQFQEGKVVSTKTFDGVLDAELDGHGSSIVKDKVTNALISMEDLKRPVEVSASKFEGDHKNEVSRVLGVASTELKPASIVAKAEPTEGSDKEELQPTGFSRDSVARQGGQPDKIDAKNAKQVEKLNSYQEVVDTSVIEDKAIFESNLARRNLIKDEPSVENNDIPTHDPGGGLFTKEAPGVSNVAVEKLVESREFKDSGVEADRTKDCASTKGETSSSSAAAASDSASKMKFDLNEGFISDEGKYGEPINSRGLGCLSNVHIMSPLPFAVSSVSSSLPASVTVAAAAKGPFVPPEDLLRVKGEFGWKGSAATSAFRPAEPRKALDMHSCSTTISLSEASTSKHGRPPLDIDLNIADERIFDDINSQDSVLAIVSAVDHITDLVASKSKHPDSPAVHSSGGLDLDLNRVDEPNDVGQCSLSSSHRLEGVVLPSKSISSGGLPTVEVRRDFDLNNGPGVDDSSVEQPLSYQSHQGILRSQFNASSLRMNNPEMGNLSSWFAPGNSYSTMTIPSILSDCGEQPPFPITPPGAPRMLGPAAVGSPFTPDVFRGSVLSSSPAVQFPPSPFQYPVFPFGTTFPLPSATYAVGSASYIDSSSGGRLFTPPVNSQLLGHVGAVSSQYPRPYLVAVPDVNSNGAGAHNRKRSRQGLDLNAGPGAMDLDGKEESVPLASRQLSVAGSQAHADEHGMMYPVAGGLLKRKEPEGGWDNESFRFKQSSWQ; translated from the exons ATGCATGGGATTGGGAGGATACAGAGGGATTGTAAAAGGAggagtggtggtggtggtggtggtcaGCACATGCCGGCGACGATTACAAGGAGGACTGTAGCCGCCGGTGATTCTCCTCTTGTTTCTACTGTTACTGCTGATTCCTTCTGCAAG GACGGTCGCAAAATTAGTGTTGGAGATTGCGCTTTGTTTAAACCACCACATGATTCACCACCTTTCATTGGAATAATCCGTAGACTAACATTGGGTCAAGATAATAACTTGCAATTAGGTCTTAATTGGCTCTATCGTCCTGCTGAGCTGAAGCTTGGCAAAGGCATCCTGCTGGACACCACACCCAACGAAATCTTTTATTCCTTCCATAGGGATGAGATTCCAGCTGCATCATTACTCCATCCATGTAAAGTTGCATTCCTTCCTAAAGGGGCTGAACTTCCAACAGGAACATCCTCATTTGTCTGCAGGCGGGTTTATGACATTCAAAACAAGTGTTTATGGTGGTTAACTGAtcaagattttattaac GAGCTACAAGAAGAGGTAGATCAGCTGTTATACAAGACACGAGCAGAGATGCATGCAACAGTGCAGCCTGGTGGTCGTTCTCCTAAACCAATGAATGGCCCTATGTCATCATCACAATTGAAACCTGGTTCTGATAATGCACAAAGTAGTGTAACTTCTTTTCCTCCACAAGTCAAGGGAAAGAAAAGGGAGCGGGGAGAACAGGGTTCTGAATCTATTAAGCGTGAACGTTCAGTTAAACCTGATGATAGTGAAAGCATCTTGAAATCTGAAATTTCTAAAATAACGGAAGAAGGAGGGCTTGTGGACAATGAAGGGGCTGCAAAACTTGTTCAGCTCATGCAACCAGATAGATTGGACAGGAAAATGGATTTGATTAGTCGTTCAATGCTTGCAAGTGTTGTAGCTGCGACCGACAAGTTTGACTGCCTTGACAGGTTTGTACAGCTAAAGGGTTTGCCTGTATTGGATGGGTGGCTTCAAGATGTTCGTAAAGGAAGGATTGTTGAATTTAGTAATAGTAAGGACGGTGATAAACCAGTTGAGGAATTTCTCTTGGTTTTGCTGCGTGCACTTGATAAGCTTCCTGTGAATCTTCAAGCACTACAGATGTGCAATATTGGTAGATCTGTTAATCACTTGCGCCAACATAAAAACATTGAGATCCAGAGAAAGGCACGGAGCTTAGTTGACACATGGAAGAAACGTGTAGAAGCTGAAATGAACGTCATTGATGCCAAGTCTGGTTCAAATCAAGCTGTCACATGGACCTCAAGATCACGGTTGCCCGAGGCTTCTCATAGCGGCAACAAAAATCCTGTTGGTTCTAGTGATGCAACAAAGAGCTTAGTTACACAGTTTTCTGCATCTAAAACGACCTCAATTAAGCCTACATCAGTGGAAACTAGCATAAAATCCGAGTCCTTATCCCCAGGCCCCATAAAACAAGCATCATCTCCTTCATCTGGAAAAGTGGGTCCGCCAAGAGTTTCAGCTGTTGGTTACTGCGATGTTCATCTAGCAAAGGAAGATAAAAGCAGCAGTTCTAGCCAGTCTCACAATCACAGTCAATCCTTCTCAGGGAAAGAGGACGCGAGGAGTTCAACTGCAGTGTCAATGAGCAGCATCAAGATCTCTAATGGTGGTTCTCGGCACCGCAAATCAACAAATGGTGGTCATGGATCATCAGTATCTGGAGGTCAAAAAGAAAGTCCTACAAACAGAAATTCTTCATTGCACAGAAACCCTACCACTGAGAAGTTGCCGCAGTCTGCATTGAGTGGTGAAAAAACAGTTCATGTGCCTGCTGTTGAGGGGAGTAGTCACAAATTGATAGTTAAGATTTCTAACAAGGGTCGCAGTCCTGCCCGGAGTGCTAGTGGAGGATCATATGAAGACCCTACCATCATGAGCAGCCGAGCTTCTTCTCCTGTGCTTTCCGAAAAGAATGATCAGCCTGATCGTAATTCTAAGGAGAAGACTGATGCATATCGATCAAATGTTACTTTTGACGTGAATGGAGAATCATGGCAGAGCACTGTCTTGAAAGATGTTCTCACTGGATCTGATGAGGGTGATGGATCACCTGTTGCTATTCCGGAGGAAGAGCGAAGTAAAACTGTTGGTGGGGACAGGAAATCAGCTGAAGTTGCAAAAGCTgcttcttcatcatcaggaacggAACTGAAGTCAGCGAAACTGCACGAAGCTTCTTTCAGCTCCATGAATGCATTGATTGAGAGTTGTGTAAAATATTCTGAAGCAAACACGTCCATGTCACTAAGTGATGCTGTTGGAATGAATCTGCTTGCCAGTGTGGCTACTGAAGAAATGTCCAAGTCAGAGAGGGTTTCACCTTCTATTTCTCCACAAGGAGAAAGTCCTTCAGGTGAAGAGACTGGCACAGGTGATGAGCTTAAGTCAAAGTCATCTCCTCTAGTCAGTTCTTCTGGTGACCTTATTGGGCAAAATGACGGTGATGGTAATGGTGGTAAAGAGAAACAGTTAATTGCTGCTAGTACTTCGTTGTCTGAGGGCAAACTACATGCTTACAAAAGTGCAGTGACGGAGTTTACCGGAGATAGAAGACCCACTTCATCTCCTTCTAAAGAAAAAACTACGGGAGAGTGCTTCAACTCTTCCTGCATTGGTTCACAGACAGCTGGAGATTTGAAATCAGATGTTAATGAGAAGTTGGGTGAGATGGAAAAGTCTGCTGCTTCTCCTTGCAGTCTAGCAGAAAAGACCAGTGATGGTGAACAGAGCAAACAATTCCAGGAGGGAAAAGTGGTTTCCACTAAGACTTTTGACGGTGTTCTAGATGCTGAATTAGATGGACATGGTAGTTCAATAGTAAAAGACAAAGTCACTAATGCCCTTATAAGCATGGAAGACTTAAAACGACCAGTTGAAGTTTCCGCTTCTAAATTTGAAGGCGACCACAAAAATGAGGTGAGTAGGGTTTTAGGTGTTGCTAGTACAGAGCTGAAACCAGCTTCGATTGTAGCAAAAGCTGAACCTACAGAGGGAAGTGACAAGGAAGAGCTGCAACCAACTGGTTTTAGTCGAGATTCTGTTGCACGCCAAGGTGGACAGCCTGATAAAATTGATGCAAAAAATGCTAAGCAGGTAGAAAAGCTAAATTCTTATCAAGAAGTGGTTGATACTTCAGTTATTGAAGATAAAGCCATATTTGAATCTAATTTAGCTAGAAGAAATCTGATAAAGGATGAACCTAGTGTAGAAAATAACGATATTCCTACACATGATCCCGGCGGTGGTTTATTTACTAAGGAGGCACCTGGAGTTTCTAATGTGGCAGTGGAGAAACTTGTGGAATCAAGAGAATTTAAAGACTCTGGTGTAGAGGCAGATAGAACAAAGGACTGTGCATCCACCAAGGGGGAAACTTCTTCCAGCTCTGCTGCTGCCGCTTCAGATTCAGCTTCAAAGATGAAGTTTGACTTAAATGAAGGTTTCATTTCTGATGAGGGGAAATATGGGGAGCCAATCAACTCGAGAGGCCTTGGGTGTTTGTCGAATGTCCATATAATGAGCCCATTGCCATTTGCTGTCTCTTCTGTTTCCAGTAGTCTTCCTGCTTCTGTTACGGTGGCTGCTGCTGCCAAAGGACCTTTTGTCCCGCCAGAAGATCTATTGAGAGTCAAAGGGGAGTTTGGATGGAAAGGATCAGCAGCCACAAGTGCTTTTCGTCCAGCTGAACCCCGAAAAGCACTTGACATGCATTCATGTTCCACGACCATCTCTCTTTCTGAAGCTTCTACTAGCAAGCATGGTCGGCCTCCATTAGATATTGATCTGAATATAGCAGATGAAAGAATCTTTGATGACATAAATTCTCAGGATTCTGTTCTAGCGATAGTATCTGCGGTGGACCATATAACTGATCTTGTTGCATCAAAAAGTAAACACCCAGATTCTCCTGCTGTTCATAGTTCTGGGGGACTCGATCTTGATTTGAATAGAGTTGATGAACCTAATGATGTAGGGCAGTGCTCCTTGAGTAGCAGTCATAGATTAGAGGGTGTAGTATTACCCTCAAAATCGATTTCATCCGGTGGCTTACCAACTGTTGAAGTCAGGAGGGACTTTGATTTAAATAACGGGCCTGGTGTTGATGATTCAAGTGTGGAACAGCCTCTATCCTACCAGAGTCATCAGGGAATCTTGCGTTCCCAATTTAATGCTTCTAGCCTCAGAATGAACAATCCAGAAATGGGAAACTTATCGTCTTGGTTTGCTCCTGGGAATAGTTACTCAACTATGACAATTCCATCAATTTTGTCTGATTGTGGGGAGCAGCCGCCGTTTCCAATAACCCCACCTGGTGCCCCACGAATGTTAGGTCCAGCTGCTGTTGGGTCCCCCTTCACTCCAGATGTTTTCAGGGGTTCAGTATTGTCATCATCACCTGCTGTGCAATTTCCACCTTCGCCTTTCCAGTATCCTGTGTTCCCTTTTGGAACCACTTTCCCACTTCCTTCTGCGACATATGCAGTTGGATCAGCCTCTTATATTGATTCGTCCTCTGGTGGAAGGCTTTTTACTCCGCCTGTGAATTCACAGTTACTGGGACATGTAGGTGCTGTATCATCTCAATATCCAAGGCCTTATTTGGTTGCAGTTCCTGACGTTAACAGCAATGGAGCCGGAGCCCACAACAGAAAGCGGAGCCGGCAAGGTCTGGATCTGAATGCAGGTCCTGGAGCTATGGACTTGGACGGGAAAGAAGAGTCAGTTCCGTTGGCATCAAGGCAACTTTCTGTTGCTGGCTCACAGGCACATGCAGACGAGCATGGGATGATGTATCCTGTAGCTGGGGGTCTACTGAAGAGGAAGGAACCTGAGGGAGGATGGGACAACGAGAGCTTCAGGTTCAAGCAATCATCATGGCAGTAG
- the LOC107776440 gene encoding uncharacterized protein LOC107776440 isoform X2, with product MHATVQPGGRSPKPMNGPMSSSQLKPGSDNAQSSVTSFPPQVKGKKRERGEQGSESIKRERSVKPDDSESILKSEISKITEEGGLVDNEGAAKLVQLMQPDRLDRKMDLISRSMLASVVAATDKFDCLDRFVQLKGLPVLDGWLQDVRKGRIVEFSNSKDGDKPVEEFLLVLLRALDKLPVNLQALQMCNIGRSVNHLRQHKNIEIQRKARSLVDTWKKRVEAEMNVIDAKSGSNQAVTWTSRSRLPEASHSGNKNPVGSSDATKSLVTQFSASKTTSIKPTSVETSIKSESLSPGPIKQASSPSSGKVGPPRVSAVGYCDVHLAKEDKSSSSSQSHNHSQSFSGKEDARSSTAVSMSSIKISNGGSRHRKSTNGGHGSSVSGGQKESPTNRNSSLHRNPTTEKLPQSALSGEKTVHVPAVEGSSHKLIVKISNKGRSPARSASGGSYEDPTIMSSRASSPVLSEKNDQPDRNSKEKTDAYRSNVTFDVNGESWQSTVLKDVLTGSDEGDGSPVAIPEEERSKTVGGDRKSAEVAKAASSSSGTELKSAKLHEASFSSMNALIESCVKYSEANTSMSLSDAVGMNLLASVATEEMSKSERVSPSISPQGESPSGEETGTGDELKSKSSPLVSSSGDLIGQNDGDGNGGKEKQLIAASTSLSEGKLHAYKSAVTEFTGDRRPTSSPSKEKTTGECFNSSCIGSQTAGDLKSDVNEKLGEMEKSAASPCSLAEKTSDGEQSKQFQEGKVVSTKTFDGVLDAELDGHGSSIVKDKVTNALISMEDLKRPVEVSASKFEGDHKNEVSRVLGVASTELKPASIVAKAEPTEGSDKEELQPTGFSRDSVARQGGQPDKIDAKNAKQVEKLNSYQEVVDTSVIEDKAIFESNLARRNLIKDEPSVENNDIPTHDPGGGLFTKEAPGVSNVAVEKLVESREFKDSGVEADRTKDCASTKGETSSSSAAAASDSASKMKFDLNEGFISDEGKYGEPINSRGLGCLSNVHIMSPLPFAVSSVSSSLPASVTVAAAAKGPFVPPEDLLRVKGEFGWKGSAATSAFRPAEPRKALDMHSCSTTISLSEASTSKHGRPPLDIDLNIADERIFDDINSQDSVLAIVSAVDHITDLVASKSKHPDSPAVHSSGGLDLDLNRVDEPNDVGQCSLSSSHRLEGVVLPSKSISSGGLPTVEVRRDFDLNNGPGVDDSSVEQPLSYQSHQGILRSQFNASSLRMNNPEMGNLSSWFAPGNSYSTMTIPSILSDCGEQPPFPITPPGAPRMLGPAAVGSPFTPDVFRGSVLSSSPAVQFPPSPFQYPVFPFGTTFPLPSATYAVGSASYIDSSSGGRLFTPPVNSQLLGHVGAVSSQYPRPYLVAVPDVNSNGAGAHNRKRSRQGLDLNAGPGAMDLDGKEESVPLASRQLSVAGSQAHADEHGMMYPVAGGLLKRKEPEGGWDNESFRFKQSSWQ from the coding sequence ATGCATGCAACAGTGCAGCCTGGTGGTCGTTCTCCTAAACCAATGAATGGCCCTATGTCATCATCACAATTGAAACCTGGTTCTGATAATGCACAAAGTAGTGTAACTTCTTTTCCTCCACAAGTCAAGGGAAAGAAAAGGGAGCGGGGAGAACAGGGTTCTGAATCTATTAAGCGTGAACGTTCAGTTAAACCTGATGATAGTGAAAGCATCTTGAAATCTGAAATTTCTAAAATAACGGAAGAAGGAGGGCTTGTGGACAATGAAGGGGCTGCAAAACTTGTTCAGCTCATGCAACCAGATAGATTGGACAGGAAAATGGATTTGATTAGTCGTTCAATGCTTGCAAGTGTTGTAGCTGCGACCGACAAGTTTGACTGCCTTGACAGGTTTGTACAGCTAAAGGGTTTGCCTGTATTGGATGGGTGGCTTCAAGATGTTCGTAAAGGAAGGATTGTTGAATTTAGTAATAGTAAGGACGGTGATAAACCAGTTGAGGAATTTCTCTTGGTTTTGCTGCGTGCACTTGATAAGCTTCCTGTGAATCTTCAAGCACTACAGATGTGCAATATTGGTAGATCTGTTAATCACTTGCGCCAACATAAAAACATTGAGATCCAGAGAAAGGCACGGAGCTTAGTTGACACATGGAAGAAACGTGTAGAAGCTGAAATGAACGTCATTGATGCCAAGTCTGGTTCAAATCAAGCTGTCACATGGACCTCAAGATCACGGTTGCCCGAGGCTTCTCATAGCGGCAACAAAAATCCTGTTGGTTCTAGTGATGCAACAAAGAGCTTAGTTACACAGTTTTCTGCATCTAAAACGACCTCAATTAAGCCTACATCAGTGGAAACTAGCATAAAATCCGAGTCCTTATCCCCAGGCCCCATAAAACAAGCATCATCTCCTTCATCTGGAAAAGTGGGTCCGCCAAGAGTTTCAGCTGTTGGTTACTGCGATGTTCATCTAGCAAAGGAAGATAAAAGCAGCAGTTCTAGCCAGTCTCACAATCACAGTCAATCCTTCTCAGGGAAAGAGGACGCGAGGAGTTCAACTGCAGTGTCAATGAGCAGCATCAAGATCTCTAATGGTGGTTCTCGGCACCGCAAATCAACAAATGGTGGTCATGGATCATCAGTATCTGGAGGTCAAAAAGAAAGTCCTACAAACAGAAATTCTTCATTGCACAGAAACCCTACCACTGAGAAGTTGCCGCAGTCTGCATTGAGTGGTGAAAAAACAGTTCATGTGCCTGCTGTTGAGGGGAGTAGTCACAAATTGATAGTTAAGATTTCTAACAAGGGTCGCAGTCCTGCCCGGAGTGCTAGTGGAGGATCATATGAAGACCCTACCATCATGAGCAGCCGAGCTTCTTCTCCTGTGCTTTCCGAAAAGAATGATCAGCCTGATCGTAATTCTAAGGAGAAGACTGATGCATATCGATCAAATGTTACTTTTGACGTGAATGGAGAATCATGGCAGAGCACTGTCTTGAAAGATGTTCTCACTGGATCTGATGAGGGTGATGGATCACCTGTTGCTATTCCGGAGGAAGAGCGAAGTAAAACTGTTGGTGGGGACAGGAAATCAGCTGAAGTTGCAAAAGCTgcttcttcatcatcaggaacggAACTGAAGTCAGCGAAACTGCACGAAGCTTCTTTCAGCTCCATGAATGCATTGATTGAGAGTTGTGTAAAATATTCTGAAGCAAACACGTCCATGTCACTAAGTGATGCTGTTGGAATGAATCTGCTTGCCAGTGTGGCTACTGAAGAAATGTCCAAGTCAGAGAGGGTTTCACCTTCTATTTCTCCACAAGGAGAAAGTCCTTCAGGTGAAGAGACTGGCACAGGTGATGAGCTTAAGTCAAAGTCATCTCCTCTAGTCAGTTCTTCTGGTGACCTTATTGGGCAAAATGACGGTGATGGTAATGGTGGTAAAGAGAAACAGTTAATTGCTGCTAGTACTTCGTTGTCTGAGGGCAAACTACATGCTTACAAAAGTGCAGTGACGGAGTTTACCGGAGATAGAAGACCCACTTCATCTCCTTCTAAAGAAAAAACTACGGGAGAGTGCTTCAACTCTTCCTGCATTGGTTCACAGACAGCTGGAGATTTGAAATCAGATGTTAATGAGAAGTTGGGTGAGATGGAAAAGTCTGCTGCTTCTCCTTGCAGTCTAGCAGAAAAGACCAGTGATGGTGAACAGAGCAAACAATTCCAGGAGGGAAAAGTGGTTTCCACTAAGACTTTTGACGGTGTTCTAGATGCTGAATTAGATGGACATGGTAGTTCAATAGTAAAAGACAAAGTCACTAATGCCCTTATAAGCATGGAAGACTTAAAACGACCAGTTGAAGTTTCCGCTTCTAAATTTGAAGGCGACCACAAAAATGAGGTGAGTAGGGTTTTAGGTGTTGCTAGTACAGAGCTGAAACCAGCTTCGATTGTAGCAAAAGCTGAACCTACAGAGGGAAGTGACAAGGAAGAGCTGCAACCAACTGGTTTTAGTCGAGATTCTGTTGCACGCCAAGGTGGACAGCCTGATAAAATTGATGCAAAAAATGCTAAGCAGGTAGAAAAGCTAAATTCTTATCAAGAAGTGGTTGATACTTCAGTTATTGAAGATAAAGCCATATTTGAATCTAATTTAGCTAGAAGAAATCTGATAAAGGATGAACCTAGTGTAGAAAATAACGATATTCCTACACATGATCCCGGCGGTGGTTTATTTACTAAGGAGGCACCTGGAGTTTCTAATGTGGCAGTGGAGAAACTTGTGGAATCAAGAGAATTTAAAGACTCTGGTGTAGAGGCAGATAGAACAAAGGACTGTGCATCCACCAAGGGGGAAACTTCTTCCAGCTCTGCTGCTGCCGCTTCAGATTCAGCTTCAAAGATGAAGTTTGACTTAAATGAAGGTTTCATTTCTGATGAGGGGAAATATGGGGAGCCAATCAACTCGAGAGGCCTTGGGTGTTTGTCGAATGTCCATATAATGAGCCCATTGCCATTTGCTGTCTCTTCTGTTTCCAGTAGTCTTCCTGCTTCTGTTACGGTGGCTGCTGCTGCCAAAGGACCTTTTGTCCCGCCAGAAGATCTATTGAGAGTCAAAGGGGAGTTTGGATGGAAAGGATCAGCAGCCACAAGTGCTTTTCGTCCAGCTGAACCCCGAAAAGCACTTGACATGCATTCATGTTCCACGACCATCTCTCTTTCTGAAGCTTCTACTAGCAAGCATGGTCGGCCTCCATTAGATATTGATCTGAATATAGCAGATGAAAGAATCTTTGATGACATAAATTCTCAGGATTCTGTTCTAGCGATAGTATCTGCGGTGGACCATATAACTGATCTTGTTGCATCAAAAAGTAAACACCCAGATTCTCCTGCTGTTCATAGTTCTGGGGGACTCGATCTTGATTTGAATAGAGTTGATGAACCTAATGATGTAGGGCAGTGCTCCTTGAGTAGCAGTCATAGATTAGAGGGTGTAGTATTACCCTCAAAATCGATTTCATCCGGTGGCTTACCAACTGTTGAAGTCAGGAGGGACTTTGATTTAAATAACGGGCCTGGTGTTGATGATTCAAGTGTGGAACAGCCTCTATCCTACCAGAGTCATCAGGGAATCTTGCGTTCCCAATTTAATGCTTCTAGCCTCAGAATGAACAATCCAGAAATGGGAAACTTATCGTCTTGGTTTGCTCCTGGGAATAGTTACTCAACTATGACAATTCCATCAATTTTGTCTGATTGTGGGGAGCAGCCGCCGTTTCCAATAACCCCACCTGGTGCCCCACGAATGTTAGGTCCAGCTGCTGTTGGGTCCCCCTTCACTCCAGATGTTTTCAGGGGTTCAGTATTGTCATCATCACCTGCTGTGCAATTTCCACCTTCGCCTTTCCAGTATCCTGTGTTCCCTTTTGGAACCACTTTCCCACTTCCTTCTGCGACATATGCAGTTGGATCAGCCTCTTATATTGATTCGTCCTCTGGTGGAAGGCTTTTTACTCCGCCTGTGAATTCACAGTTACTGGGACATGTAGGTGCTGTATCATCTCAATATCCAAGGCCTTATTTGGTTGCAGTTCCTGACGTTAACAGCAATGGAGCCGGAGCCCACAACAGAAAGCGGAGCCGGCAAGGTCTGGATCTGAATGCAGGTCCTGGAGCTATGGACTTGGACGGGAAAGAAGAGTCAGTTCCGTTGGCATCAAGGCAACTTTCTGTTGCTGGCTCACAGGCACATGCAGACGAGCATGGGATGATGTATCCTGTAGCTGGGGGTCTACTGAAGAGGAAGGAACCTGAGGGAGGATGGGACAACGAGAGCTTCAGGTTCAAGCAATCATCATGGCAGTAG